A genomic segment from Microbacterium sp. SORGH_AS_0428 encodes:
- a CDS encoding PIG-L family deacetylase, which yields MVRWRVLSAATVMVAALGIGGCTASEPLPPAPNSETALPTAPPNSLAAEDVRTVVDRCATGLGLDAASLGAQLSAASQPAAEAALFFATSNQCADIPASLSRTDVSSFISPLSFVEQPCEGRSVVSFWAHYDDDLIFGNPVIDDELAGGACVRTFFFTYSDAGEGESTYASEREKGIRAAYDAMLGRSGAWVDRSVTLVSGMTVTMTKPSDDDRVSLLFLRLPDGGLSGTTFIYTGQQTLEKLLSGELPSLRTIDAGRSVSVSTLEKSIAEILAGYAPERVLTHLPKEAPDSAGDHPDHSSVGTLVASAVDAGAAGGAQVEYAVGYPSAERPANIAATELERKASLFAVYAAHDPVIGCSSAQTCLARAHFGDWLQREYLIAQADLPR from the coding sequence GTGGTGCGATGGCGTGTTCTGTCCGCGGCGACCGTGATGGTCGCAGCTCTCGGAATCGGCGGGTGCACGGCGAGCGAGCCGCTGCCGCCTGCCCCGAACAGTGAGACCGCGCTTCCCACAGCCCCACCCAACAGCCTCGCTGCCGAGGATGTCCGGACCGTCGTCGACCGCTGCGCCACGGGGCTCGGGCTCGACGCCGCTTCTCTCGGCGCGCAGCTCTCAGCGGCGAGCCAGCCGGCGGCCGAGGCTGCGCTCTTCTTCGCGACGTCGAACCAGTGCGCCGACATCCCGGCGTCTCTGTCGCGGACGGACGTGTCCTCGTTCATCTCGCCGCTGAGCTTCGTCGAGCAGCCGTGCGAGGGCCGCAGCGTCGTCTCCTTCTGGGCCCACTACGACGACGACCTGATCTTCGGGAACCCGGTGATCGATGACGAACTGGCCGGCGGTGCCTGCGTTCGCACCTTCTTCTTCACGTACTCGGATGCGGGAGAGGGCGAATCCACGTACGCCAGCGAACGCGAGAAGGGCATCCGTGCCGCGTACGACGCCATGCTCGGGCGGAGCGGAGCATGGGTCGACCGGTCGGTCACGCTGGTCAGCGGCATGACGGTCACGATGACCAAGCCGAGCGACGACGACCGCGTCTCCCTCCTCTTCCTGCGTCTTCCCGATGGCGGGCTCAGCGGCACGACGTTCATCTACACCGGGCAGCAGACGCTCGAGAAGCTCCTCAGCGGAGAGCTCCCCTCTCTGCGAACGATCGACGCGGGGCGATCCGTGTCGGTCTCGACGCTGGAGAAGTCGATCGCCGAGATTCTCGCCGGCTACGCGCCGGAGCGTGTGCTCACGCACCTGCCCAAGGAAGCGCCGGACTCGGCCGGCGACCACCCCGATCACTCCTCGGTCGGCACACTCGTCGCCAGCGCCGTGGATGCGGGCGCCGCAGGCGGCGCGCAGGTCGAATACGCCGTCGGCTATCCGTCGGCCGAGCGACCCGCGAACATCGCCGCGACGGAACTGGAGCGCAAAGCCTCGCTGTTCGCGGTGTACGCCGCCCACGATCCCGTGATCGGTTGCTCCTCGGCCCAGACATGCCTCGCCCGGGCGCACTTCGGCGACTGGCTGCAGCGCGAGTATCTGATCGCACAGGCGGATCTGCCCCGGTGA
- a CDS encoding aminoacyl-tRNA deacylase produces MREAASALGLSVEVRERPEAASLPEAAELLGIAPVDIVKTLVVKRSDDTFLFALIPGDRAIAWPKLRQLVGVNKLKLPDADVALAATGYERGTIVPLGSTTAWPVFADESIRGRRIALGAGAHGFSLFVDADALLQALDATVADISQPL; encoded by the coding sequence GTGCGGGAAGCCGCATCCGCCCTCGGTCTTTCGGTGGAGGTGCGCGAGCGCCCCGAGGCAGCAAGCCTCCCCGAGGCGGCTGAGCTCCTGGGGATCGCACCGGTCGACATCGTCAAGACGCTCGTCGTCAAGCGCAGTGACGACACGTTCCTCTTCGCCCTGATCCCCGGCGATCGGGCCATCGCGTGGCCCAAGCTGCGCCAGCTCGTGGGCGTCAACAAGCTGAAGCTCCCGGACGCCGATGTCGCTCTCGCCGCGACCGGCTACGAGCGCGGCACCATCGTGCCCCTCGGCAGCACGACCGCCTGGCCGGTCTTCGCCGACGAATCGATCCGCGGACGCCGCATCGCGCTGGGCGCCGGCGCGCACGGGTTCAGTCTGTTCGTGGATGCCGACGCTCTTCTCCAGGCGCTCGACGCGACCGTGGCGGACATCTCTCAGCCCCTCTGA
- a CDS encoding DNA helicase — protein MSLSRKRKKELRKLQGHANKVWESQQVLVGEAADIAREAGRQLGNYNREHLVPAVREGYDRYAAPYVDRGVNISKHVLSDKVVPAAGALVGGALSVWDAAGDTRARIAAGRGIDLDPATYKKKAAKYGAKASKKLAKRLAVDSPKKRGMGAGGVIALIFGVAAAAGVLYAAWQTLRADDELWVADDPLSAPDA, from the coding sequence ATGAGCCTCAGCCGCAAGCGTAAGAAGGAGCTCCGGAAGCTCCAGGGCCACGCCAACAAGGTGTGGGAATCGCAGCAGGTGCTCGTCGGCGAAGCGGCGGACATCGCCCGCGAAGCCGGCCGCCAGCTCGGCAACTACAACCGCGAGCACCTGGTGCCCGCGGTGCGCGAAGGGTACGACCGCTATGCGGCCCCGTACGTGGACCGCGGCGTCAACATCTCGAAGCACGTGCTGAGCGACAAGGTCGTTCCGGCCGCGGGTGCTCTCGTGGGCGGCGCCCTTTCGGTATGGGATGCGGCGGGCGACACCCGCGCGCGCATCGCTGCCGGTCGCGGCATCGACCTCGACCCCGCCACGTACAAGAAGAAGGCCGCCAAGTACGGCGCCAAGGCTTCGAAGAAGCTGGCCAAGCGCCTCGCCGTCGATTCCCCGAAGAAGCGGGGCATGGGCGCGGGCGGCGTCATCGCGCTCATCTTCGGTGTCGCCGCGGCCGCCGGCGTGCTCTACGCCGCCTGGCAGACGCTGCGGGCCGACGACGAGCTGTGGGTCGCGGACGACCCGCTGAGCGCACCTGACGCGTGA
- a CDS encoding peptidylprolyl isomerase, producing the protein MPQHTAVATIHTNHGDIVVNLFGDHAPRTVQNFVGLADGTGEWTDPSTGQPGSGPLYNGVIFHRIIPGFMIQGGDPLGQGVGGPGYTFNDEINPELTFQKPYLLAMANAGQRRNAITGAVEGTNGSQFFITTDPTPWLQGKHSIFGEVADDASRQVVDAIAQVPTGAGDRPVEPVVIESIDIAQV; encoded by the coding sequence ATGCCTCAGCACACCGCCGTCGCCACCATTCACACCAACCACGGCGACATCGTCGTCAACCTGTTCGGGGACCACGCGCCCCGCACCGTTCAGAACTTCGTCGGCCTGGCCGACGGCACCGGAGAGTGGACCGACCCGTCCACGGGTCAGCCCGGTTCCGGACCTCTCTACAACGGGGTCATCTTCCACCGCATCATCCCGGGCTTCATGATCCAGGGCGGCGACCCGCTCGGTCAGGGCGTGGGCGGCCCGGGCTACACGTTCAACGACGAGATCAACCCGGAACTCACCTTCCAGAAGCCCTACCTGCTGGCCATGGCCAACGCCGGCCAGCGCCGCAACGCCATCACCGGCGCCGTCGAGGGCACGAACGGATCGCAGTTCTTCATCACGACCGACCCCACCCCGTGGCTCCAGGGCAAGCACTCGATCTTCGGCGAGGTCGCTGACGACGCGTCGCGCCAGGTCGTCGACGCCATCGCGCAGGTCCCCACCGGCGCCGGCGACCGTCCTGTCGAGCCCGTCGTGATCGAGTCGATCGACATCGCGCAGGTCTGA
- a CDS encoding rhomboid family intramembrane serine protease produces MTSESFASNRENFCYRHPDRQSFVLCQRCLRTICPECQTQAPVGVICPECMAEQRRAATPAQKKAQRRWGRSAPVALAAGGGRPIVTYTIIALCAAVFVLSLGLPLTQWLGFSAGYLYPQFTGEFQPWRLLTASLVHSGIWHVGLNMLTLWMIGRILEPVLGSARFLTLYLISALGGSVLVDLIARDSFVVGASGAIFGLFGALMVIARRLGNDITGIIIVLAINLVIGFVPGFNISWQAHVGGLVAGAVVGLIFVMTRERRRRALQIALLSGWSVVLIGLLAVAPAIWV; encoded by the coding sequence GTGACGAGCGAGAGCTTCGCGAGCAACCGCGAGAACTTCTGCTACCGGCATCCCGACCGACAGAGCTTCGTGCTCTGTCAACGGTGCCTGCGAACCATCTGTCCCGAGTGTCAGACGCAGGCACCGGTCGGGGTGATCTGTCCGGAGTGCATGGCCGAGCAGCGGCGTGCGGCCACGCCCGCACAGAAGAAGGCGCAGCGCCGGTGGGGCCGGTCGGCCCCCGTGGCGCTCGCTGCGGGCGGCGGCCGGCCGATCGTGACGTACACGATCATCGCCCTGTGCGCCGCGGTCTTCGTCCTCTCGCTCGGACTCCCGCTCACCCAGTGGCTCGGTTTCAGCGCCGGCTACCTCTATCCGCAGTTCACGGGTGAGTTCCAGCCGTGGCGACTGCTCACGGCGAGTCTCGTGCACTCGGGCATCTGGCATGTGGGTCTGAACATGCTCACGTTGTGGATGATCGGACGCATCCTCGAGCCCGTGCTCGGCAGCGCCCGATTCCTGACGTTGTATCTGATCAGCGCGCTCGGCGGGTCCGTCCTCGTGGACCTCATCGCGCGCGACTCGTTCGTGGTGGGCGCATCGGGGGCGATCTTCGGGCTCTTCGGCGCCCTCATGGTCATCGCGCGCCGACTGGGCAACGACATCACGGGCATCATCATCGTGCTGGCGATCAACCTCGTGATCGGGTTCGTCCCCGGCTTCAACATCTCGTGGCAGGCGCACGTCGGCGGCCTGGTCGCCGGAGCGGTCGTCGGGCTGATCTTCGTCATGACCCGCGAGCGTCGACGTCGCGCTCTTCAGATCGCGCTGCTGAGCGGATGGAGCGTCGTGCTCATCGGACTCCTCGCTGTGGCACCCGCGATCTGGGTGTGA
- a CDS encoding cell division protein CrgA, whose translation MARSDNDEDLTPAGAGEPAPNPVWFKPIMIGLMLVGLVWVLVFYLSGMQFPIPGIEAWNLVIGFGIAFVGFLMTTRWR comes from the coding sequence ATGGCACGCTCCGACAACGACGAGGACCTCACCCCCGCTGGCGCCGGTGAGCCCGCTCCCAACCCCGTGTGGTTCAAGCCCATCATGATCGGTCTCATGCTCGTGGGACTCGTCTGGGTTCTCGTGTTCTACCTCAGCGGGATGCAGTTCCCGATTCCGGGCATCGAAGCCTGGAACCTCGTCATCGGCTTCGGGATCGCCTTCGTCGGCTTCCTCATGACCACACGGTGGCGTTGA
- a CDS encoding class E sortase, with the protein MGEIFITVGVLAFLYVGWQLWIGDWIQGQQNNAAGQAIAEQWAQNYDSSSTPSPSASESSAPEVSTAEPIVLPGAASGEVFGIMHIPRFGPDYAVQIAGGTGRSESLDLGAIGHYSSTQMPGAVGNFAVAAHRGSHGAPFMNLPDLHVGDAVVIQTQDGWYTYRYRSMEYVTPDSVDVLLPVPREQGIEANGRYLTMTTCSPRYGFSERLVAYAVFESFTPGAEGAPASLSEAVT; encoded by the coding sequence ATCGGGGAGATCTTCATCACGGTCGGTGTGCTGGCCTTCCTCTACGTCGGCTGGCAGCTGTGGATCGGCGACTGGATCCAGGGACAGCAGAACAACGCGGCGGGTCAGGCGATCGCCGAGCAATGGGCGCAGAACTACGATTCGTCGTCGACACCGTCTCCGTCGGCCAGTGAGTCGAGCGCCCCCGAGGTGAGCACCGCCGAGCCGATCGTCCTCCCGGGTGCCGCCAGCGGTGAAGTCTTCGGCATCATGCACATCCCGCGGTTCGGGCCCGACTACGCCGTTCAGATCGCGGGCGGGACCGGCCGCTCGGAGAGCCTGGATCTCGGCGCCATCGGCCATTACTCCAGCACGCAGATGCCGGGCGCCGTCGGCAACTTCGCCGTCGCCGCCCACCGCGGCAGCCACGGCGCTCCCTTCATGAACCTGCCGGACCTCCACGTCGGCGACGCCGTCGTGATCCAGACGCAGGACGGCTGGTACACCTACCGCTACCGCAGCATGGAGTACGTGACCCCTGACTCCGTCGACGTGCTGCTGCCCGTGCCGCGCGAACAGGGCATCGAGGCGAATGGACGATATCTGACGATGACGACCTGCAGCCCGCGCTACGGATTCTCGGAGCGCCTCGTGGCGTACGCCGTCTTCGAGTCCTTCACCCCCGGAGCCGAGGGCGCGCCGGCATCCCTGAGCGAGGCGGTGACCTGA
- a CDS encoding glutamine amidotransferase-related protein, whose product MTAARVLVVDNHDSFVHTLVGYLRELGADTVMREADEIDADAATAALVGFDGVLVSPGPGTPERAGSSLAVVAAAAATRTPLLGVCLGHQALAVAFGARVAQAPELMHGMTSPIIHDGTGILRGLPSPFSAARYHSLAVAAETIPDALRVTARTPEGTVMALEHRHLPLSGVQFHPESVLTEHGYRMLATWLAGIGAADAMGRALTLTPHRGASAQPAQ is encoded by the coding sequence GTGACGGCAGCACGCGTGCTGGTCGTCGACAACCACGACAGTTTCGTCCACACCCTCGTGGGGTACCTGCGGGAGCTGGGGGCCGACACCGTCATGCGTGAGGCGGACGAGATCGACGCGGATGCGGCGACGGCCGCTCTCGTGGGTTTCGACGGAGTCCTGGTCTCACCCGGTCCCGGCACGCCCGAGCGAGCCGGATCGTCGCTCGCGGTGGTGGCGGCCGCGGCCGCGACCCGAACACCGCTGCTGGGCGTCTGTCTCGGGCATCAGGCGCTGGCGGTGGCGTTCGGCGCGCGCGTCGCGCAAGCGCCGGAGCTCATGCACGGGATGACGTCGCCGATCATCCACGACGGGACCGGCATCCTCCGGGGTCTGCCTTCTCCCTTCTCCGCCGCGCGATACCACTCCCTCGCCGTGGCGGCCGAGACGATCCCGGACGCGCTCCGCGTCACCGCTCGCACCCCGGAGGGCACGGTGATGGCGCTGGAGCACCGGCATCTGCCGCTCAGCGGCGTGCAGTTCCATCCGGAGAGCGTGCTGACCGAGCACGGCTATCGGATGCTCGCCACCTGGCTGGCCGGGATCGGTGCCGCGGATGCGATGGGACGTGCGCTGACGCTCACGCCCCATCGCGGGGCGAGCGCTCAGCCCGCGCAGTAA
- the pknB gene encoding Stk1 family PASTA domain-containing Ser/Thr kinase: MSDDPRVLAGRYRIDELIGRGGMASVYRGYDLTLDREVALKILRRELADDAAFRTRFRLEAQAASRMSHPTIVRVFDAGEDTETTPDGVVHPVPFIVMELVNGELLKDIIAAGDVPVTDAVRYVDGILEALEYSHRAGVVHRDIKPGNVMVTSAGQVKVMDFGIARAVSDSSSTVAETTAIIGTAAYFSPEQAKGEPVDARADLYSTGVVLYELLTGRPPFRGETPVAVAYQHVSETPVPPSEHTESIPRGLDALVMRALAKDPFQRFQDAASFRAALSEAVGGKAPSKRQLGALTSELYGANPRQAAETARSLRQLSTDTTMRRTQAGPPVAWIWSGVAVLAVLLVSVLFWVVTIRPGDAVPDSARIVPDLTTMTYDQAVDVLEEQDLLSDRVPVADDRIAEGSVVRSEPAAGDSVQVGQTVKLYVSTGKESVAAPTIVGLNETDARQALTAAGLAVGTITPVNDAKAPAGEVLSASTASGDVTAGAQIPVGTTVNLRVASGRVVLNDVTGYTVEAATRDLEALGLTVVPSADPGCKATGTTPTVRVMSLAPGEVPIRSEITLTYCAG; encoded by the coding sequence GTGTCAGATGATCCACGCGTACTCGCCGGTCGCTACCGCATCGATGAGCTCATCGGTCGTGGGGGCATGGCGAGTGTGTACCGAGGCTACGACCTGACCCTCGACCGCGAGGTCGCGCTCAAGATCCTGCGCCGCGAACTTGCCGACGATGCCGCCTTCCGTACGCGCTTCCGCCTGGAGGCGCAGGCCGCGTCCCGGATGTCTCACCCGACCATCGTGCGGGTCTTCGACGCCGGCGAGGACACCGAGACGACCCCCGACGGGGTCGTTCACCCCGTCCCGTTCATCGTCATGGAGCTCGTCAACGGTGAGCTCCTGAAGGACATCATCGCCGCGGGCGACGTACCCGTGACGGACGCGGTGCGCTACGTCGACGGCATCCTCGAGGCGCTCGAATACTCGCATCGCGCCGGCGTCGTGCACCGCGACATCAAGCCGGGCAACGTCATGGTCACCTCCGCCGGCCAGGTGAAGGTCATGGACTTCGGCATCGCGCGCGCCGTCTCCGACTCGTCCTCGACGGTGGCAGAGACGACCGCCATCATCGGCACGGCCGCCTACTTCTCTCCCGAGCAGGCCAAGGGCGAGCCGGTGGATGCCCGCGCGGACCTCTACTCGACCGGCGTCGTCCTGTACGAGCTGCTCACCGGTCGGCCTCCCTTCCGGGGCGAGACCCCCGTCGCCGTCGCCTACCAGCACGTCAGCGAGACACCGGTTCCCCCCAGCGAGCACACCGAGAGCATCCCCCGCGGACTCGACGCCCTCGTCATGCGCGCCCTGGCGAAGGACCCTTTCCAGCGGTTCCAGGATGCGGCCTCGTTCCGCGCGGCGCTTTCGGAGGCCGTGGGCGGCAAGGCACCCAGCAAGCGCCAGCTCGGCGCGCTGACCAGCGAGCTGTACGGCGCGAATCCGCGCCAGGCCGCGGAGACCGCGCGCTCGCTCCGGCAGCTGTCGACCGATACGACGATGCGTCGGACTCAAGCCGGGCCGCCGGTCGCCTGGATCTGGTCCGGCGTCGCCGTGCTCGCCGTGCTCCTGGTCTCCGTGCTGTTCTGGGTCGTCACCATCCGCCCCGGGGATGCCGTGCCCGACAGTGCGCGCATCGTGCCGGATCTGACGACGATGACCTACGACCAGGCGGTCGACGTGCTCGAGGAACAGGACCTCCTGTCGGATCGTGTCCCCGTGGCCGACGATCGGATCGCCGAGGGCAGCGTCGTGCGCAGCGAACCCGCGGCGGGCGACTCCGTGCAGGTCGGTCAGACCGTCAAGCTCTACGTCTCGACCGGCAAGGAGAGCGTCGCCGCTCCCACGATCGTGGGGCTGAACGAGACCGACGCCCGCCAGGCACTCACCGCGGCGGGCCTCGCCGTGGGGACGATCACGCCGGTGAACGACGCGAAGGCGCCCGCCGGCGAAGTGCTCAGCGCGAGCACCGCATCCGGCGATGTGACGGCGGGAGCACAGATCCCGGTCGGAACGACCGTCAACCTGCGCGTCGCGAGCGGTCGCGTCGTCCTCAACGACGTGACCGGTTACACGGTCGAGGCCGCGACACGGGATCTCGAGGCCCTGGGCCTGACCGTCGTGCCGAGCGCAGATCCCGGCTGCAAGGCGACGGGCACCACCCCGACCGTCCGCGTGATGTCGCTCGCGCCGGGGGAAGTTCCGATCCGCTCGGAGATCACACTCACTTACTGCGCGGGCTGA
- a CDS encoding serine/threonine-protein kinase: MRPTQGATFGGRYELDSRIAIGGMGEVWEATDHVIGRTVAIKILKDEYMGDPGFLERFRAEARHAALVNHEGIASVFDYGEENGSAFLVMELVPGEALSTILEREGSLSTDKTLDIVAQTASALQAAHAAGLVHRDIKPGNLLITPDGRVKITDFGIARIADQVPLTATGQVMGTVQYLSPEQASGHPASPATDIYSLGIVAYECLAGKRPFTGESQVAIAMAQINEQPPPLPPTVAVPVQNLVMAMIAKKPEERPASAAAVARAASALRRGDVTAATVAVPAIGGAVGADDATQLLGVGETQAATQLLSASTAASPVAEPTGRKRSPWTWPLVALIVLLLIVLGGTLWAIFGNQSSDPGPTGSNTRTTASTPSSTPTQTTSTVDVAALDLVGKTCDQATEIAQQAGLLASCTPGNPAPSPEQVGVVYSVSPTGNAPEGSQLTLTVYADQTPIGAPAEPRIEVNGAKAGTVTAGSTVQINWDGFTCPSGTGSVVSYNFTAVNGIFTSTGQSTAAAGPNQRPIPLEVGTNTGQALIVSYTVTCSGSGDGTTRNSETSPQAQANVQSPSPSPSATNPVLGGN, translated from the coding sequence ATGAGGCCGACACAGGGAGCGACGTTCGGTGGGCGTTACGAGCTGGATTCGCGCATCGCCATCGGCGGTATGGGCGAGGTCTGGGAAGCCACTGACCACGTCATCGGGCGCACGGTGGCGATCAAGATCCTCAAGGACGAGTACATGGGGGACCCCGGGTTCCTCGAGCGGTTCCGCGCCGAGGCGCGCCACGCCGCACTCGTGAACCACGAGGGGATCGCCAGCGTCTTCGATTACGGCGAGGAGAACGGGTCCGCGTTCCTCGTCATGGAGCTCGTTCCCGGCGAGGCCCTCTCCACGATCCTCGAGCGCGAGGGCTCGCTGTCCACGGACAAGACCCTCGACATCGTGGCGCAGACCGCATCCGCACTGCAGGCCGCGCATGCTGCCGGCCTCGTGCACCGCGACATCAAGCCGGGCAACCTCCTCATCACGCCCGACGGCCGCGTCAAGATCACCGATTTCGGGATCGCGCGCATCGCCGACCAGGTTCCGCTGACGGCGACCGGTCAGGTCATGGGTACCGTGCAGTACCTTTCGCCCGAGCAGGCGTCGGGGCATCCCGCATCCCCCGCGACCGACATCTACTCGCTCGGCATCGTGGCGTACGAGTGCCTCGCCGGCAAGCGCCCCTTCACGGGCGAGTCGCAGGTGGCGATCGCGATGGCGCAGATCAACGAGCAGCCGCCGCCGCTGCCTCCCACCGTGGCGGTTCCGGTGCAGAACCTCGTCATGGCGATGATCGCGAAGAAGCCCGAGGAGCGTCCGGCGTCTGCCGCCGCCGTCGCCCGCGCCGCCAGCGCGCTGCGTCGCGGCGATGTGACGGCCGCGACCGTCGCGGTGCCTGCCATCGGCGGCGCCGTGGGCGCGGACGATGCGACGCAGTTGCTGGGCGTCGGAGAGACGCAGGCCGCCACGCAGCTGCTGAGCGCCTCGACCGCGGCATCCCCGGTGGCCGAGCCGACCGGGCGCAAGCGCAGCCCCTGGACGTGGCCGCTCGTCGCCCTCATCGTCCTGCTGCTGATCGTGCTGGGCGGCACCCTCTGGGCGATCTTCGGCAACCAGAGCTCCGATCCCGGCCCGACCGGGTCGAACACGCGCACGACCGCGTCCACGCCGTCGTCCACCCCGACGCAGACCACGAGCACCGTTGATGTCGCCGCGCTGGATCTGGTCGGAAAGACGTGTGACCAGGCGACCGAGATCGCGCAGCAGGCCGGGCTCCTGGCCTCCTGCACGCCCGGCAACCCGGCCCCCAGCCCCGAGCAGGTCGGTGTCGTGTACAGCGTGAGCCCGACCGGCAACGCGCCCGAGGGCTCGCAGCTGACCCTGACCGTGTACGCCGACCAGACTCCGATCGGCGCGCCCGCCGAGCCTCGCATCGAGGTCAACGGCGCGAAGGCGGGCACCGTGACCGCCGGCTCCACCGTGCAGATCAACTGGGACGGCTTCACCTGCCCGTCGGGCACCGGATCCGTGGTCAGCTACAACTTCACCGCGGTCAACGGCATCTTCACCTCGACCGGTCAGTCCACGGCCGCGGCCGGCCCCAACCAGCGGCCGATTCCCCTCGAGGTCGGTACCAACACCGGGCAGGCGCTCATCGTGAGCTACACCGTGACCTGCTCCGGGTCGGGCGACGGCACGACGCGCAACTCCGAGACGTCGCCGCAGGCCCAGGCCAACGTGCAGTCGCCGTCGCCGTCGCCGTCGGCCACTAACCCCGTCCTGGGCGGGAACTGA
- a CDS encoding penicillin-binding transpeptidase domain-containing protein: protein MTREVRRLSFVMLAMFLVLFGSTSVIQVFQASTLAENGENRRALYDSYEIQRGSIIASGAAIASSSPSDDVYSWQRSYTDADMWSPVTGYINAALGSATGIEQAMNRELSGTGGGQFFSRVEQIFTGQPPQGSNVVLSVDANVQKVAYDALGDLQGAVVAIEPKTGRILAMVSKPGYDTNLLASHDLAAVQASYNDLINNALQPMSNRAIAGKMNPPGSTFKLVVASAALASGDWTLQSTLPNVASYTLPGTSTSISNAGGGACGPGETVTLADALRLSCNIPMAELAVQLGDDAIRSEAQKYGFNTSFATPVDSAPSVYPTAALSDDRTALTGFGQGDVRATPLQMAMVSAGIVNGGMVMNPQMVDQVIGPDLSVQQQFEPTEFGRALDEDLANQLASAMVANVSDGVASNARIDGVDVGGKTGTAENGGSNPYTLWFTGFAPAEDPEVAVAVVVENGGGQGQSGSGNSIAAPIAKKVMEAVLGR from the coding sequence ATGACCCGCGAGGTCCGCCGGCTCAGCTTCGTGATGCTGGCCATGTTCCTGGTGCTGTTCGGTTCGACCAGCGTCATCCAGGTGTTCCAGGCGTCGACGCTCGCCGAGAACGGCGAGAACCGGCGCGCGCTCTACGACTCCTACGAGATCCAGCGCGGCTCGATCATCGCCAGCGGTGCGGCGATCGCCTCCTCGAGCCCGAGCGATGACGTGTACAGCTGGCAGCGCAGCTACACGGATGCCGACATGTGGTCGCCCGTGACGGGATACATCAACGCGGCGCTGGGATCGGCGACCGGCATCGAGCAGGCCATGAACCGGGAGCTCTCCGGAACCGGCGGCGGGCAGTTCTTCTCCCGCGTCGAGCAGATCTTCACCGGGCAGCCGCCGCAGGGCTCCAACGTGGTGCTCTCCGTCGACGCGAACGTGCAGAAGGTCGCCTACGACGCGCTCGGCGACCTGCAGGGCGCCGTCGTGGCCATCGAGCCGAAGACCGGCCGCATCCTCGCCATGGTCTCCAAGCCCGGCTACGACACCAATCTGCTCGCCTCGCACGACCTCGCCGCGGTGCAGGCGTCGTACAACGACCTCATCAACAACGCCCTGCAGCCGATGTCCAATCGCGCCATCGCCGGCAAGATGAACCCGCCCGGATCCACGTTCAAGCTGGTCGTCGCCTCCGCCGCTCTCGCCTCGGGCGACTGGACCCTCCAGTCGACACTGCCGAACGTCGCCAGCTACACGCTTCCCGGCACCTCGACCTCGATCAGCAACGCCGGCGGCGGTGCGTGCGGCCCGGGCGAGACGGTGACGCTCGCCGACGCCCTGCGCCTGAGCTGCAACATCCCCATGGCGGAGCTCGCCGTGCAGCTCGGCGACGACGCGATCCGCTCCGAGGCGCAGAAGTACGGCTTCAACACCTCGTTCGCGACGCCTGTGGACTCGGCACCGTCGGTCTATCCCACCGCTGCACTCAGCGACGACAGGACCGCCCTCACCGGTTTCGGTCAGGGCGACGTGCGTGCCACGCCGCTGCAGATGGCCATGGTGTCTGCCGGGATCGTGAACGGCGGAATGGTGATGAACCCTCAGATGGTGGACCAGGTCATCGGACCGGACCTGTCGGTTCAGCAGCAGTTCGAGCCGACGGAGTTCGGGCGGGCGCTGGATGAGGATCTCGCCAACCAACTGGCGAGCGCGATGGTCGCCAATGTCAGTGACGGCGTGGCGTCGAATGCAAGAATAGACGGAGTCGACGTGGGCGGTAAGACAGGTACGGCGGAGAACGGCGGGTCCAACCCGTACACGCTCTGGTTCACCGGATTCGCGCCCGCAGAAGACCCCGAGGTCGCGGTCGCAGTGGTCGTCGAGAACGGCGGCGGGCAAGGTCAGTCGGGCAGCGGTAACTCCATCGCAGCGCCCATTGCAAAGAAGGTCATGGAGGCGGTGCTGGGACGATGA